A region of Ictidomys tridecemlineatus isolate mIctTri1 chromosome 4, mIctTri1.hap1, whole genome shotgun sequence DNA encodes the following proteins:
- the LOC101971846 gene encoding interferon beta: protein MNNRCILQLALLLCFSTTALSLSYNLLRLQQLNSSVECQKLLEQLNGRPADCLSDRMDFKIPKEIKHPQQFQKEHAAFVIYEMLKDIFHVFKKGYSNPDWNNTIVTDLLSELHQQMDLLNTTVVEKLGEENKKQAYSMIILRLKSYYVRIRMYLEAKLYSSCAWTVVRDELYWNFSFINRLTDKFQN, encoded by the coding sequence ATGAACAACAGGTGCATCCTCCAGCTGGCTCTCCTGTTGTGCTTCTCCACCACAGCTCTTTCCCTAAGTTACAACCTGCTTCGACTCCAACAGCTCAACAGCAGTGTGGAATGTCAGAAGCTGCTAGAGCAGTTGAATGGAAGGCCTGCAGACTGCCTCAGTGACAGGATGGACTTCAAGATCCCCAAGGAGATCAAACATCCACAGCAGTTCCAGAAGGAGCACGCTGCCTTTGTCATCTATGAGATGCTCAAGGACATCTTTCATGTTTTCAAAAAAGGCTACTCTAATCCTGACTGGAATAACACCATTGTCACAGACCTCCTTAGTGAACTCCATCAGCAGATGGACCTCCTGAACACAACAGTGGTAGAGAAACTGggggaggaaaacaaaaaacaggcaTACTCCATGATTATCCTGCGCCTGAAGAGCTACTATGTGAGGATCCGGATGTACCTGGAGGCCAAGTTGTACAGCAGCTGTGCCTGGACAGTAGTCAGAGATGAACTCTACTGGAACTTCTCCTTCATTAACAGACTTACAGACAAATTTCAAAACTGA
- the LOC144376901 gene encoding interferon alpha-2-like codes for MALPLAFLLALVVLSCKNTCSLGCDLPQIHNLALETSEENEEGALTLLQKMRRIPIYSCLNYRKDFSFPQEQLEGEQVQKAQAVAVLHEMTQQIFNLFSTQEAFAAWNKTLLDTFLTGLHQHLDDLKACGSHQVGVEEAPLRAVRKYFHRITVYLKEKKYLPCAWEVVRAEIMKSFSSSANLYARLRSME; via the coding sequence ATGGCCTTGCCCTTGGCTTTCCTGCTGGCCCTGGTGGTGCTCAGCTGCAAGAACACTTGCTCTCTGGGCTGTGACCTGCCTCAAATACACAACCTGGCTCTTGAAACTTCTGAGGAAAATGAGGAGGGAGCCCTGACACTCCTGCAAAAAATGAGGAGAATTCCCATTTACTCCTGCCTGAACTACAGAAAGGACTTTTCCTTCCCCCAGGAGCAGTTGGAGGGTGAACAGGTGCAGAAGGCTCAAGCTGTTGCTGTCCTCCATGAGATGACCCAGCAGATCTTCAACCTCTTCAGCACCCAGGAGGCCTTTGCTGCTTGGAACAAGACTCTCCTGGACACCTTCCTCACTGGCCTCCATCAGCATCTGGATGACCTGAAAGCCTGTGGGTCCCACCAAGTGGGGGTGGAAGAGGCTCCCCTGAGGGCTGTGAGGAAGTACTTCCACAGGATCACTGTCTACCTGAAGGAGAAGAAATACCTGCCTTGTGCCTGGGAGGTGGTCAGAGCAGAAATCATGAAATCCTTCTCTTCATCAGCCAACTTGTATGCAAGACTAAGGAGCATGGAATGA